Part of the Halopseudomonas maritima genome, TGGCTAACTGACTCAGGCCGGGAACAGTTCGCCCAGCTTGAGGGCCAGCATCATATCGCCTTCAGCGCGCAGCTTGCCGCTCATAAAGGCTTGCATGCCATCGGTTTCGCCGGTCATGACGCCAACCAGGGTTTCCTTGTCCATGATCAGGGTTACGTTCGGATCGGCGGCTTCGCCCTGGGCCAGTGCGCAGGTGCCGTCCTTGACGGTAACGTTGAAGTTTTCGTCGTCGGTGATGTTGAACTGGAATACCAGATCCAGACCGGCTGCAGCGGCTGAGTTGAACTTGGATTCCATTTGGCTGGTGATTTCTGCAACGGTAGTCATCGGTCGTTCCTATGCTGATTAAGGTGACGGTGCGGGATGCGCCGTCGCGGTTACCTGTAGCTGATCCATTCCGGGCGCTGGTGGATGTCCAGATGAGCCTGGCCATTGAAGGCCGCCAGGCTCAGTTTGTCTGCCCGGTACTGCAGTCTGCTGACAGAGGTATTCACGATTTGCCAGTTCAGCTCAAAGGCGCTGGTGGCTGGCATTTGCGTGATCAGTTGCACGGCGGCAGTGATAGTGCCGCCTGAGGCAAAGATGGCGATATTCTGGCCGCTGCCGTTGTTGGCAGCCATCACGCGCTGCAGGCCGCCTGCGACCTGGTCGACGTAGCTTTGCCAGCTGGGGCACGCCTGCGGCGGGTTGTCGTCGGTGATCCACAGGGTCACAGCCAGACTGAAAATGCGCTGAAATTCCTTACGGTACTGCCCAGCGTTGGCCAGGTAGTAGTCGGTATCGGCGATCTGTTCGCGGACTCGCGGCAGGTAGGCGGCCATGACCTGATCTGAGTGGTATTCGTTAAATGCCGAGTCGATTTGAATCTCTGTTTCGGGCTGACGCATACCTGCCAGACAGTGCCGTGCGGTATCGATCTGACGACGAAGGTCGCCGGCATAGCAGGCATTGAGGCGCAGGCCACTGCGGTGCAGGAACTCCCCACACAGCTGGGACTGGCGCACTCCGAGCGGCGACAGTTCGTCATAGTTGGCAGCGCCAAGTGACGCCTGCCCATGTCTGATCAGGTAGATACTGCCCACAATCTGCCGTCCGGTTACCTGTTGTGCACTGAGGTTAGGCTTGAGCCGTTGGGGCTGTCAACAGAAAATCATACGAGCGTTTGAATTTTGCGCGCAGAGCCAGCGCCTACGCCGCATTCCTTACTGTATGCTTGGTCGTCAACGCGGTAGATATGGAAACTGGAGAGTGCTGTGGAATGGTTTGATCAGTATGTCTTTTTCTTGGCCAAGGCACTGACGGTGCTGTTGGTGGTCGCGGTGTTGCTGGTACTGATTGCTGCCAGCAAGGGGCGTGGCCGGCGGGCCGAGGGCAGTTTGCAGGTGACGCGCCTGAACGATCGTTTCC contains:
- a CDS encoding SCP2 sterol-binding domain-containing protein, which gives rise to MTTVAEITSQMESKFNSAAAAGLDLVFQFNITDDENFNVTVKDGTCALAQGEAADPNVTLIMDKETLVGVMTGETDGMQAFMSGKLRAEGDMMLALKLGELFPA
- a CDS encoding histidine phosphatase family protein; translated protein: MGSIYLIRHGQASLGAANYDELSPLGVRQSQLCGEFLHRSGLRLNACYAGDLRRQIDTARHCLAGMRQPETEIQIDSAFNEYHSDQVMAAYLPRVREQIADTDYYLANAGQYRKEFQRIFSLAVTLWITDDNPPQACPSWQSYVDQVAGGLQRVMAANNGSGQNIAIFASGGTITAAVQLITQMPATSAFELNWQIVNTSVSRLQYRADKLSLAAFNGQAHLDIHQRPEWISYR